The Oryza brachyantha chromosome 6, ObraRS2, whole genome shotgun sequence region GGCAACCATTCCATGAGAACATCCACGGTCACATAATCAGGAAAGCACCTCTCTTCCCTCATCTGGTCCATAAGTTCAAAAGCCTTTTCGGGCATGTTCTTATCACGAAGTCCCTTCAACAGTGCATTAAAGGTTGTTACATTTGCAGGCACATGCTTCTCCTTCATCTCATCAAACAGCTGAATGGCTAAATCAGCATCTCCGCTCTTGCCGAGGAAGTCAATGAGAGTATTGTATATCACGGTGCTGGGATGAATACCAGATTCATCCATAGACCTTAAAATCCTCAATGCCTCATCAATTTTACCAGCTTTGCAATATCCATGTACAAGTGTACCAAAAGTTACCACAGAAGGCTGACAACCATCATCGATCATCTTTCCCAATAATTCATCCACAGCTGTGAAATCCCCTGCCTTGCATGAACCAGACAACAAAGTATTGTAGGTGCAGACATCTGGCTGAAGACCAACCTCCTTCATTTCCTGAAGAAGTTCATAAGCCTCATGCAACCTCTTCTTCCTGCAAAATCCAGCAATCAAAATGTTGTATGCCTTTGCATCCAGCTTAAAGCCTGCTTTCTTCAATGAGGAAGCCATAGAGCAAGCATCCTCCAGACGTCCTGCTTGTGTCAATCCTGATATCATAGTGAAATACATGATTGCATCTGGTGAATGCCCTTCAGTCATCATCTCATGGAACAATGCCATGGCCATGCCAATATTGTTGGAGTGGAGGAAAGCCCCAACCAAAGTGCTGTAAGTCACTGCATTTCCCTTGGCTTCTGTCCACACAGTTCTTTTCTCCCTGAAGAACTCGAGTGCAGCTCCAGCTCTCCCAGCCCGGCACAAGCCACCGACAATTGTGTTCAGGGTGACAATGTTTTGTGCCACACCCTTATTCTCCATCCTCCCTACCAACTCATAGGCCATTGAAACATTCCCCACACGGCAGAATGCATCAATCAAGCAGTTGTAAGTGACCGTGTTAGGAGGACACCCATGCACGCTTCTCATCCGCTGCTCCACAAACGCGACAGCCTCCTGGACCTGGCCACTCTTGCACAAACCATCTACAACAGTGTTCAAAGTCACGACATCTGGCCGGATATCTGAATCCTGGCGAGACATGCCGTCGAGCATCCTGAGCGCGTCACCAACGCGGCCAGCCTTGCAGAGGCCGTTGACGATAATGCTGTAGGTGACGACGTCGGGCCGGACGGAGGAGGTCTGCATCGAGGCGTAGACTTGTGCCATGCCGGGGACATCTCGGGCGCGAGCGAGCGCCGCGAGGACGGAGTTGAACGCGAAGACATCCGGCGCGGGGGCGCCCGCGGCGAGGGAGGCACCGAGGAGCCGCGCGGCTGGCTCGGGGGAAGGAAAGCGCGCGAGGAGCTTCGACAGGAGCGCGGACAGgagcggcgcggagggcggcgggaggcggtggcgggagggcagggagaggaggagcgcgAGCGAGGCGGGTGTGAGGGCGTGGGCTGGCGCCGCGAGGAGAGAGTACAGCGCAGCGGAGAGGGAGGGCGTGTCGCGGAGGAGGGTGAGCGCGGATGCGGTGGGGCCCGTTCCGGAGAGGAGGTCGTCGAGGAGCGACGCGGCGGTCGGGGCAGCGGaggagccggcggcgacggcggaggaggaggagcataggcggcggcggggccggaGCTTGGGGAGCGTGGGTGcgagccgccgcgctgcaGACATGGTGGACCCCCGGAAGAAACTGCTCGGAGGGGAGGACGGAGGA contains the following coding sequences:
- the LOC102718749 gene encoding pentatricopeptide repeat-containing protein At3g61520, mitochondrial-like — encoded protein: MSAARRLAPTLPKLRPRRRLCSSSSAVAAGSSAAPTAASLLDDLLSGTGPTASALTLLRDTPSLSAALYSLLAAPAHALTPASLALLLSLPSRHRLPPPSAPLLSALLSKLLARFPSPEPAARLLGASLAAGAPAPDVFAFNSVLAALARARDVPGMAQVYASMQTSSVRPDVVTYSIIVNGLCKAGRVGDALRMLDGMSRQDSDIRPDVVTLNTVVDGLCKSGQVQEAVAFVEQRMRSVHGCPPNTVTYNCLIDAFCRVGNVSMAYELVGRMENKGVAQNIVTLNTIVGGLCRAGRAGAALEFFREKRTVWTEAKGNAVTYSTLVGAFLHSNNIGMAMALFHEMMTEGHSPDAIMYFTMISGLTQAGRLEDACSMASSLKKAGFKLDAKAYNILIAGFCRKKRLHEAYELLQEMKEVGLQPDVCTYNTLLSGSCKAGDFTAVDELLGKMIDDGCQPSVVTFGTLVHGYCKAGKIDEALRILRSMDESGIHPSTVIYNTLIDFLGKSGDADLAIQLFDEMKEKHVPANVTTFNALLKGLRDKNMPEKAFELMDQMREERCFPDYVTVDVLMEWLPVIGETERLKRFMQQSEHTAAKRGVRDRISAQ